A region from the Aquimarina sp. ERC-38 genome encodes:
- a CDS encoding F0F1 ATP synthase subunit epsilon yields MYLEIVTPEAILYSGEVTSVTVPGVMGEFQMLENHAPIISLLGAGNIKIKGIVAIEKEVADKFSQENGATLLPINSGTLEMKDNNIIILAD; encoded by the coding sequence ATGTATTTAGAAATAGTAACACCAGAAGCAATATTATACAGCGGCGAAGTAACCTCAGTTACCGTACCGGGAGTAATGGGTGAATTTCAAATGTTAGAAAATCATGCTCCTATTATTTCTTTATTAGGTGCTGGAAATATTAAAATTAAGGGTATTGTTGCTATTGAAAAAGAAGTAGCTGATAAATTTTCTCAGGAAAACGGAGCTACCTTACTTCCGATCAATTCCGGGACTTTAGAAATGAAAGATAACAATATCATTATTTTGGCAGACTAA
- a CDS encoding PhzF family phenazine biosynthesis protein has protein sequence MKIQTFIVDSFTNQLFSGNPAGICLLEKDLDQTTMQNIAAELNLSETAFIRPFPNEKGNYSIQYFTPTVEIEFCGHATLAAAKVIFEKTSLFEVQFTTNYNLVLKAFKGEENITLYFPLYHTIDHTPDQKLLEAFTVKNICEAKFSEDLNMVIVEVSDKETLANLKPNFQKAGKLSTTISGLIVTCKSDDKKYDFYSRCFGPWIGIDEDPVTGSAHSVLALSWAKKLNKKEMKAYQLSERGGYLDLKIMNDHQLEVRSNACILFEGALTF, from the coding sequence ATGAAAATACAAACTTTTATCGTAGATTCTTTTACGAATCAACTTTTTAGCGGAAATCCTGCTGGGATTTGTTTGTTAGAAAAAGATTTAGATCAAACTACAATGCAAAACATTGCCGCCGAATTAAATTTGTCCGAAACTGCATTTATACGTCCTTTTCCAAATGAAAAAGGGAATTATTCTATTCAATATTTTACACCTACGGTTGAAATTGAATTTTGCGGACATGCGACTTTAGCAGCGGCTAAAGTTATCTTTGAAAAAACAAGTTTGTTTGAAGTTCAGTTTACAACTAATTATAATTTAGTTTTAAAAGCTTTTAAAGGAGAAGAAAATATTACTTTATACTTTCCATTATATCATACGATAGATCATACTCCGGATCAAAAATTGTTAGAAGCTTTCACCGTTAAGAATATATGTGAAGCAAAATTCTCAGAAGATCTGAATATGGTAATAGTTGAGGTTTCGGATAAAGAAACCTTAGCAAACCTAAAACCCAATTTTCAAAAAGCCGGAAAGCTTTCAACAACTATATCAGGTTTAATAGTAACTTGTAAGTCAGATGATAAAAAATACGATTTTTATTCGAGGTGTTTTGGTCCCTGGATTGGTATTGATGAAGACCCGGTAACCGGCTCGGCGCATTCGGTTTTAGCTTTATCCTGGGCTAAGAAATTGAATAAAAAAGAAATGAAGGCCTATCAATTATCTGAGAGAGGGGGATATCTTGACCTTAAAATTATGAATGATCACCAACTTGAAGTGAGAAGTAATGCCTGTATCCTATTTGAAGGCGCCCTGACTTTTTAA
- a CDS encoding M61 family metallopeptidase, which yields MKFSISILCFFLYQIGYTQSTSYTVSFDNAIHHEASIIATFKGVTDDTLAVRMSRTSPGRYALHEFAKNVYNVKAKDAKGNSLLIIRSNPYEWKIIGHKGTAVVSYTLFADRADGTYSQIDQTHAHLNIPATFMYASQLKNAPIEVTFNIPESSNWRIATQLKYVSGTTYIAPDLQYFMDSPVEISDHSVRKFTDTSNGKEYSFRFILHHLGTEAELDTYFKKVKSIVLQEKEVFGEYPDFENQTYTFLACYMPNVSGDGMEHRNSTILTDVESLSEGGMEENIGTVSHEFFHSWNVERIRPKDLEPFDFENTNMSEALWFAEGFTSYYTNLILCRAKVITKDEYVQGLAKAFNYVWNSPARNYFTPIEMSYQAPFVDAATSVDPVNRKNTFISYYSYGSMLGLALDLYLGKTSEDKNLDDYMKRVWQRYGKKEVPYTVKDLYELLAEYAGQSTADYFFTNFIYKSGMPDYKALFKNVGVIVIQNNTTSFTGLELDFTTDRKIQIKEYTVQGTPAYHAGLEKGDQIISINNQKFTAEENWKNWLSKRKVGTTLEVIYQRNNTQQNTQITLQENPEYVIAIDKNMTKKENTAQKKWLEAK from the coding sequence ATGAAATTTTCTATTTCTATTCTATGCTTTTTTCTTTATCAGATAGGATATACACAAAGCACTTCTTATACTGTTTCTTTTGATAATGCTATTCATCACGAAGCAAGTATCATAGCAACTTTTAAAGGGGTAACAGATGATACGCTGGCAGTACGAATGAGTAGGACTTCGCCGGGGCGGTATGCCTTACATGAATTTGCTAAAAATGTGTATAATGTAAAAGCTAAAGATGCAAAGGGGAATAGTTTATTAATTATAAGGTCAAATCCTTATGAATGGAAGATTATCGGTCATAAAGGAACAGCTGTTGTTTCATACACATTGTTTGCTGATAGGGCAGATGGCACCTATTCTCAAATTGATCAAACCCATGCGCATCTCAATATTCCGGCTACGTTTATGTATGCTTCTCAATTAAAAAACGCACCTATAGAGGTTACCTTTAACATTCCGGAGTCCTCAAATTGGAGAATAGCTACTCAATTAAAGTATGTAAGCGGTACAACTTATATCGCTCCCGACTTACAGTACTTTATGGATAGCCCGGTAGAAATCAGTGATCATTCGGTAAGAAAGTTTACGGATACTTCAAACGGTAAAGAATATTCATTTCGATTTATTTTACATCATCTGGGAACTGAAGCAGAGTTAGATACCTATTTTAAAAAAGTAAAGAGCATTGTATTACAGGAAAAAGAAGTTTTTGGAGAATATCCGGATTTTGAAAATCAAACCTATACCTTTTTAGCTTGCTATATGCCTAATGTGTCCGGAGATGGTATGGAACATCGCAATTCAACTATTCTCACGGATGTTGAGAGTCTTTCAGAAGGTGGGATGGAAGAAAATATAGGTACCGTTTCTCACGAATTTTTCCATTCATGGAATGTCGAACGCATACGGCCTAAAGATCTCGAACCTTTTGATTTTGAAAATACAAATATGTCAGAAGCACTCTGGTTTGCAGAAGGTTTTACCAGCTACTATACAAATTTAATATTATGTAGGGCAAAAGTGATTACTAAAGATGAGTATGTACAAGGATTAGCTAAAGCGTTTAATTATGTATGGAATTCCCCTGCGCGAAATTATTTTACTCCAATTGAAATGAGTTATCAAGCACCATTTGTAGATGCAGCTACCTCAGTAGATCCGGTTAATCGAAAAAATACTTTTATTTCTTATTATTCGTACGGGAGTATGTTAGGATTAGCATTGGACTTATACTTAGGGAAAACTTCGGAGGATAAAAACCTGGATGATTATATGAAACGGGTATGGCAACGTTATGGTAAAAAAGAAGTGCCGTATACAGTAAAAGATTTATATGAACTTTTAGCAGAATATGCCGGTCAGTCTACTGCCGATTATTTCTTTACTAATTTTATCTATAAAAGCGGTATGCCGGATTACAAAGCGCTTTTTAAGAATGTTGGGGTAATAGTTATCCAGAATAATACAACCTCCTTTACCGGGTTAGAATTAGATTTTACTACTGACAGGAAGATACAGATTAAAGAATATACCGTACAGGGAACGCCTGCTTACCATGCGGGTCTTGAAAAAGGTGATCAAATTATATCTATTAACAATCAAAAATTTACTGCTGAAGAAAATTGGAAGAATTGGTTATCCAAAAGAAAAGTAGGTACAACCCTTGAAGTTATTTATCAACGAAATAATACACAACAGAATACCCAAATTACACTTCAGGAAAATCCCGAATACGTTATTGCAATAGATAAAAATATGACGAAAAAAGAAAATACCGCACAAAAGAAATGGTTGGAAGCAAAGTGA
- a CDS encoding type II toxin-antitoxin system Phd/YefM family antitoxin gives MLITNISDFRKNMNSYFDQVISDFETLLINRGKDKGIVIMSLSEYNSLMATHHELSSRKNQQRLDAAIEKVEKDITFSKDLLE, from the coding sequence ATGCTAATTACAAATATTTCAGATTTTAGAAAAAATATGAACTCTTATTTTGATCAGGTAATTTCCGATTTTGAAACGCTACTTATTAACCGGGGTAAAGATAAAGGTATTGTTATAATGTCGTTATCAGAATATAATTCTTTGATGGCTACCCACCATGAACTAAGTTCCCGAAAAAATCAACAAAGGTTAGATGCAGCAATTGAAAAAGTAGAAAAAGATATTACTTTCTCAAAAGATTTATTAGAGTAA
- a CDS encoding T9SS type A sorting domain-containing protein — MNRSLLFFTIFIFTTTLGFGQDLSIGLQANDLTNRKMQPLAKPGYLQTVKDPAFGTTIRRISDAGNGNIIKPMYSTVQAWNADETLMILYKVNGGHQLLNGTDYTFIRTMTDVTPADIEELFWDTNDPEILYYINKADRNLIKYNVVSKNKEVLADLAALTNCKEVLESGNDVQMMSANSNVIGFRCGNSKTFYYEIDTGKITEFNITAPTINYTAAMPGPSGELFFHERKVYDDKGNFVRDLNIAKTEHSSLGKLGNGNDAYFQVSFKAQSQPCSGNLVAHDMVTGACYSIISQDKGYNYSQNGTHVSALAYKNTSGSWVVASMIGKNEDGQSLLDQELVLVNADPSDFKVYRIGHHRSDEREYDYWGEPHATISPSGTRVLFGSDWSGTEDGKSVDAYVVELPAYKTTTLSRGEIIESNNNSLILYPNPVSKTGILNISVSNQETYTFSLFDISGQQLLTKNMNSSDNQIDLSKLSLSPALYMYSLKSGTGDITGSLLVE, encoded by the coding sequence ATGAACCGTTCTTTACTCTTCTTTACTATATTTATTTTCACTACTACTTTAGGTTTCGGACAAGATTTATCTATCGGACTTCAGGCAAATGACCTAACCAATAGAAAAATGCAACCTCTGGCTAAACCTGGTTATCTACAAACGGTAAAAGATCCTGCTTTTGGGACTACCATTCGCCGAATTAGCGATGCGGGGAATGGTAATATTATAAAGCCCATGTACAGTACGGTACAAGCTTGGAATGCGGATGAGACCCTTATGATTTTATATAAAGTGAATGGTGGACATCAATTATTAAACGGAACGGATTATACTTTTATCCGAACAATGACGGATGTAACCCCGGCTGATATTGAAGAGTTATTCTGGGATACTAACGACCCTGAAATTTTATATTATATTAATAAAGCAGATAGAAATTTAATAAAATACAATGTAGTATCTAAAAACAAAGAAGTACTGGCAGATTTGGCTGCCCTTACCAATTGTAAAGAAGTATTGGAATCCGGCAATGATGTACAAATGATGTCAGCAAACTCTAATGTCATAGGGTTCCGGTGTGGTAATAGTAAAACGTTTTATTACGAAATAGATACCGGAAAAATTACTGAATTTAATATCACTGCTCCTACCATTAATTATACGGCAGCCATGCCTGGTCCTAGCGGTGAATTATTTTTTCACGAAAGAAAAGTGTATGACGATAAGGGTAATTTTGTTAGAGATTTGAACATTGCAAAAACCGAACATTCCAGTTTGGGTAAATTGGGTAATGGAAATGATGCTTATTTTCAGGTATCTTTTAAAGCACAAAGTCAGCCTTGCAGTGGTAACCTAGTTGCTCACGATATGGTAACCGGAGCATGTTATTCTATTATAAGTCAGGATAAAGGCTATAACTATTCTCAAAACGGTACGCATGTATCCGCTTTAGCTTACAAAAATACTTCGGGAAGTTGGGTAGTGGCTTCTATGATTGGAAAGAATGAAGACGGACAATCTCTTTTAGATCAAGAATTAGTGTTAGTTAATGCGGACCCTTCAGATTTTAAAGTATACCGAATTGGTCATCACCGTTCAGATGAAAGAGAATATGACTATTGGGGAGAACCTCACGCTACCATAAGTCCTAGTGGTACAAGAGTATTATTTGGGTCTGACTGGAGTGGTACGGAAGACGGAAAATCTGTAGATGCTTATGTAGTAGAACTTCCTGCTTACAAAACAACAACACTCTCTAGAGGGGAAATTATTGAAAGTAATAATAATTCTCTTATTTTATATCCTAATCCGGTTTCTAAAACAGGTATTTTAAACATATCGGTTTCTAATCAAGAAACCTACACTTTCTCTCTCTTTGATATAAGTGGCCAACAGTTGTTAACTAAAAATATGAATAGTAGTGATAACCAAATTGATTTAAGTAAACTGTCATTATCCCCGGCATTATACATGTATTCCCTTAAATCCGGAACCGGAGATATAACGGGTTCTTTGTTAGTGGAGTAG
- a CDS encoding RICIN domain-containing protein, whose translation MKKISISKVVFQKFLWCAAVIFSASLSARDIYVAKNGNDSNPGTQSKPYKTIAKASSVAKSGDVVIISGGTYEEVLQPVRSGSPGQPITYRAKTGEKVIITAMQAINNWKVDKGAIYKAEVNWDLGQDNMVLHKNTLMDLARWPNNIPQNVFKRDYLPACNRGSAGGGKTWLNYNGSQSNGHAKSIPYASKWKNGGSIHFFGGAGFIAWTDYITSATSNRVNFKLKRNQDWIQSRHHPGYTGHGIKKGEFFLQGIKEALDYKNEWFYDKNKKTLFVQIEGGRKPANNSISFRRRTQTIKLDKNYIHIEGLAVFGGSIDITGNNNKLFKVSSFYGNHTLGVINGFDSRRQSVLITGSNNVIERCEIAWGAGNGVYDQGTDSRVLNSYIHDFNYLGNYDCVLNTRSAKRGKYRNNTLARAGKDIIQAYVDGGEFAYNDISQNNFVADDGGLLYTTDVRAAKSSIHHNTFHDSKARVGRFKATGIYLDNDSKNWDVHHNVVWNTQWTNIQINWNGTNLNIFNNTFVKGSATMGAWHKEGTKFSNVKVWNNITDREAKDQAGNQESESTWEPQSNKQNNLVNKESFTNFNNNNFTLKKGAKAIDFGRVISGFTNGFKGKKPDAGAYEFGVPPFKTGINWNPKQGPAGLGCYGLPGESCNKGKEQKDTITFANAPTTIESKKSYEVAIKYTAKAKREIVAEFWSSTGYLGQAMVQVNPGSGTVKLQINLPKAPTAGTGYIYKAHIRPLNTSWQDALVRDQINDVTVTKVGSQIIANGTYFITSTLNSQRLTSNAKEKHNVRMVNPGSFDNQKWVFTHVGSNFYSIRNKASNRYLEVPFANCTNGSNVATWTDAKGQHKQWKVVRRGNQSFSIQPKHCLSKGLDRKEGSLNSNAQVWTYSVDNANQNWKIIKAGNKDSSVLDADIPAFIVSPNPVSNTLYLHHINEESKVVKISDLTGKVVLQQSVDKIDNNHTSINVSELVSGIYFISIGNHTSPVKFIKN comes from the coding sequence ATGAAGAAAATAAGCATTTCTAAAGTAGTATTTCAAAAATTTTTATGGTGTGCAGCCGTGATATTTTCAGCCAGTCTTAGTGCAAGAGATATTTATGTAGCAAAAAATGGAAACGATAGTAATCCAGGCACTCAATCCAAACCCTATAAAACCATTGCTAAGGCATCTTCGGTTGCTAAATCCGGAGATGTTGTTATTATTAGCGGAGGAACGTATGAAGAGGTATTGCAACCGGTTAGATCCGGATCCCCTGGTCAACCGATTACTTATAGGGCAAAAACTGGTGAAAAAGTAATTATCACGGCGATGCAAGCCATTAATAACTGGAAAGTAGATAAAGGTGCTATCTATAAAGCTGAAGTCAACTGGGATTTAGGTCAGGATAATATGGTACTTCATAAGAATACGCTTATGGATCTTGCCAGATGGCCTAATAATATACCTCAAAATGTATTTAAACGCGACTATTTACCTGCTTGTAACAGAGGTTCTGCCGGAGGTGGTAAAACCTGGCTCAACTATAACGGTAGTCAGTCGAATGGTCACGCAAAGAGCATTCCGTATGCTAGTAAGTGGAAAAACGGAGGCTCTATTCATTTCTTTGGTGGCGCAGGATTTATAGCCTGGACTGACTATATTACCAGTGCTACTTCAAATAGGGTTAATTTTAAACTAAAGAGAAATCAGGACTGGATTCAATCCAGGCATCATCCGGGGTATACAGGTCATGGAATTAAAAAAGGTGAATTTTTTTTACAGGGAATAAAAGAAGCCCTGGATTATAAAAACGAATGGTTTTATGATAAAAATAAGAAAACACTTTTTGTTCAGATTGAAGGAGGAAGAAAACCTGCAAATAATTCTATAAGTTTTAGAAGAAGAACACAAACTATTAAATTGGATAAAAACTATATCCACATAGAAGGTTTGGCTGTTTTTGGGGGGTCTATAGATATCACAGGTAATAATAACAAGTTATTTAAAGTGTCCAGTTTTTATGGCAACCATACACTAGGTGTAATTAACGGATTTGATTCCAGAAGACAAAGTGTATTAATAACCGGTTCAAATAATGTTATCGAACGATGCGAAATTGCCTGGGGGGCAGGTAATGGAGTATATGACCAGGGAACTGATAGTCGTGTGCTAAACTCGTATATCCACGATTTTAATTACCTTGGGAATTATGATTGTGTATTGAATACCCGGAGTGCAAAAAGAGGAAAATATAGAAATAACACCTTAGCCAGAGCAGGAAAAGATATTATCCAGGCTTATGTAGACGGTGGTGAGTTTGCCTACAATGATATTAGTCAAAATAATTTTGTTGCTGATGATGGAGGCTTGTTGTATACTACAGATGTAAGAGCCGCAAAATCTTCTATCCACCACAACACATTTCACGACTCAAAAGCAAGGGTTGGAAGGTTTAAAGCTACGGGAATTTACCTGGATAATGATTCTAAAAACTGGGATGTTCATCATAACGTGGTATGGAATACACAATGGACGAATATACAGATTAATTGGAACGGTACTAATCTTAATATCTTTAATAATACCTTCGTAAAAGGCTCTGCTACCATGGGTGCATGGCATAAAGAAGGTACCAAATTTTCTAATGTTAAAGTATGGAATAACATTACCGACAGAGAAGCAAAAGATCAGGCGGGGAATCAGGAAAGTGAAAGTACCTGGGAACCACAGTCCAATAAACAAAACAACTTAGTCAATAAAGAATCTTTCACAAATTTTAATAACAATAATTTTACTTTAAAGAAAGGAGCCAAAGCAATAGATTTTGGTAGGGTCATTTCCGGATTTACAAATGGATTTAAAGGAAAAAAACCGGATGCAGGTGCATACGAATTTGGCGTACCTCCGTTTAAAACCGGAATTAACTGGAACCCAAAACAAGGGCCTGCCGGATTGGGTTGTTATGGATTACCGGGAGAATCTTGTAATAAAGGTAAAGAACAAAAAGATACTATTACATTTGCGAATGCTCCCACAACTATTGAGTCAAAAAAGTCTTATGAAGTAGCTATAAAATACACTGCAAAGGCTAAAAGAGAAATTGTTGCAGAGTTTTGGTCTTCTACGGGTTATTTAGGACAAGCAATGGTTCAGGTCAATCCGGGTTCGGGAACCGTTAAATTACAAATTAACCTACCTAAAGCTCCAACTGCAGGAACCGGATATATTTACAAAGCTCATATTAGGCCTTTAAATACTTCATGGCAAGATGCATTAGTTAGAGATCAAATCAATGATGTTACCGTCACGAAGGTAGGGTCACAGATAATTGCTAATGGTACTTATTTTATTACGTCTACGCTAAATAGTCAAAGGTTAACTTCAAATGCTAAAGAAAAGCACAATGTCAGAATGGTTAATCCGGGAAGTTTTGACAATCAAAAATGGGTATTTACACATGTAGGTAGTAATTTTTACAGCATTCGAAATAAAGCTTCTAACCGATATCTCGAAGTGCCTTTTGCAAATTGTACGAATGGTTCAAATGTTGCTACCTGGACAGATGCTAAAGGTCAGCACAAACAATGGAAAGTGGTTCGCAGAGGAAATCAGTCATTTAGTATTCAGCCAAAACATTGTTTAAGTAAAGGATTGGATAGAAAAGAAGGTAGTTTAAATTCTAATGCGCAAGTCTGGACCTACAGCGTAGATAATGCAAATCAAAACTGGAAAATTATAAAAGCCGGAAATAAAGATAGCAGCGTGTTAGATGCGGATATACCTGCATTTATTGTTTCGCCTAATCCGGTAAGCAATACATTATACTTACATCATATCAATGAAGAAAGTAAGGTAGTCAAAATATCCGACCTGACTGGAAAAGTAGTTCTACAGCAAAGTGTTGATAAAATTGATAACAACCATACAAGTATCAACGTATCAGAACTGGTAAGTGGAATCTACTTTATTTCTATTGGTAACCATACATCTCCGGTAAAATTCATAAAGAATTAA
- the atpD gene encoding F0F1 ATP synthase subunit beta, producing MSKVTGRVSQIVGPVIDVEFAAGTDLPKIYDSLEIKREGDIPLTLEIQSHIGEDTVRTIAMDSSDGLSRGMEVTATGSPIQMPIGGDVYGRLFNVIGDAIDGLGDLPKSGANGLPIHRQAPKFEDLSTSTEVLFTGIKVIDLIEPYAKGGKIGLFGGAGVGKTVLIQELINNIAKGHGGLSVFAGVGERTREGNDLLREMLESGIIKYGDDFMHSMEEGGWDLSKVDKAVMKESKATFVFGQMNEPPGARARVALSGLTIAEYFRDGAGEGQGKDVLFFVDNIFRFTQAGSEVSALLGRMPSAVGYQPTLATEMGAMQERITSTKRGSITSVQAVYVPADDLTDPAPATTFAHLDATTVLSRKIAELGIYPAVDPLDSTSRILSADILGDDHYNCAQRVKELLQRYKELQDIIAILGMEELSEEDKLAVGRARRVQRFLSQPFHVAEQFTGIPGVLVDIKETIKGFNMIMDGELDHLPEAAFNLKGTIEEAVEAGEKMLAEA from the coding sequence ATGTCTAAGGTTACGGGTAGAGTTTCACAAATTGTAGGGCCAGTTATCGATGTTGAATTTGCAGCAGGTACTGACCTTCCTAAAATCTACGATTCATTAGAAATTAAACGAGAAGGTGATATTCCATTAACACTGGAGATACAATCTCATATTGGAGAAGATACGGTACGAACTATTGCTATGGACTCCAGTGACGGATTAAGCAGAGGGATGGAAGTAACTGCGACAGGTTCTCCTATCCAAATGCCAATCGGAGGTGATGTATATGGTCGTTTATTTAATGTAATCGGTGATGCTATTGACGGACTTGGAGATTTACCGAAATCCGGTGCCAACGGACTGCCTATTCACCGACAAGCTCCTAAATTTGAAGATCTTTCTACTTCAACCGAAGTACTATTTACAGGGATTAAAGTAATCGACCTTATTGAACCTTATGCGAAAGGAGGTAAGATTGGACTCTTTGGAGGTGCGGGAGTTGGTAAAACCGTATTAATTCAGGAATTGATTAATAATATCGCCAAAGGACACGGAGGATTGTCTGTATTTGCTGGGGTAGGAGAACGAACCCGTGAAGGAAATGATTTACTTCGGGAGATGTTAGAATCCGGAATTATAAAATACGGAGATGATTTTATGCATTCTATGGAAGAAGGCGGATGGGATCTTTCTAAGGTAGATAAAGCTGTTATGAAAGAATCCAAAGCAACTTTTGTATTTGGACAAATGAATGAACCACCAGGAGCAAGAGCCCGGGTAGCTTTGTCCGGATTGACTATCGCAGAATATTTCCGGGATGGTGCCGGCGAAGGACAAGGAAAAGATGTTTTATTTTTTGTGGATAATATCTTTAGGTTTACGCAAGCAGGTTCTGAAGTATCTGCACTACTGGGACGTATGCCATCAGCGGTAGGATACCAACCAACCTTAGCAACAGAGATGGGTGCAATGCAGGAACGAATTACTTCTACGAAAAGAGGTTCGATTACATCCGTACAAGCAGTTTATGTACCAGCAGATGACCTTACCGATCCGGCTCCGGCAACTACCTTTGCCCACCTGGATGCAACTACGGTATTATCACGTAAAATTGCGGAGTTAGGTATTTATCCTGCGGTAGATCCGTTAGATTCTACTTCCAGGATTTTATCAGCGGATATTTTAGGAGATGATCATTATAACTGTGCACAACGGGTAAAGGAGTTATTGCAACGATATAAAGAATTACAGGATATTATTGCCATCTTAGGGATGGAAGAACTTTCTGAAGAAGATAAATTAGCGGTGGGACGTGCCAGACGGGTACAACGTTTCTTGTCACAACCTTTCCATGTTGCCGAACAGTTTACAGGTATACCGGGTGTATTAGTTGATATTAAAGAAACAATTAAAGGATTTAACATGATTATGGATGGTGAACTAGATCATCTTCCTGAAGCTGCATTTAACCTAAAAGGTACAATTGAAGAAGCTGTAGAAGCTGGTGAAAAAATGTTAGCAGAAGCATAG
- a CDS encoding undecaprenyl-diphosphate phosphatase produces MEIIDAIILGIIQGLTEFLPVSSSGHLELGKAILGDQSIPEESLLFTVVLHFATALSTIVVFRKDILEILSGLFNSTYNDETAFSIKIVISMLPAVFIGLLFEEQLEQLFGGNILLVGSMLLITAVLLILADKAKNTAKPVSFSNAFVIGVAQAIALLPGISRSGATISTSVLLGNDKTKAARFSFLMVIPLILGKIAKDMMSGDLVVTEGAALPMIIGFFAAFISGLFACTWMISLVRKSKLSYFAIYCALVGFIAIVVGFINR; encoded by the coding sequence TTGGAAATAATTGATGCTATTATACTTGGAATTATACAGGGATTGACTGAATTTTTACCGGTTTCTTCCAGTGGACATTTGGAGTTAGGAAAAGCTATTTTAGGAGATCAAAGTATACCTGAAGAATCCTTACTTTTCACCGTTGTTTTGCATTTTGCTACTGCATTAAGTACCATTGTTGTTTTTAGAAAAGATATTTTAGAAATTTTATCCGGTTTATTTAATTCTACCTATAATGACGAAACCGCCTTTTCTATTAAAATCGTCATATCTATGTTACCAGCCGTATTTATAGGTCTGTTGTTTGAAGAGCAGTTAGAACAATTATTCGGTGGTAATATTCTTTTAGTAGGTAGCATGCTATTGATAACAGCCGTATTATTAATATTAGCAGATAAGGCAAAAAACACGGCAAAACCGGTTAGTTTTTCTAATGCGTTTGTAATTGGTGTTGCACAGGCCATCGCCCTGTTACCAGGTATTTCTAGGAGTGGGGCAACCATTTCAACCTCCGTATTACTAGGGAATGATAAAACTAAAGCAGCCAGGTTTTCTTTTTTGATGGTAATCCCGCTAATTCTAGGAAAAATTGCAAAAGACATGATGAGTGGTGATCTTGTAGTTACAGAAGGTGCTGCTTTACCTATGATTATTGGTTTTTTTGCAGCATTTATTTCCGGGTTATTTGCTTGTACCTGGATGATTTCCCTGGTTCGTAAAAGTAAGTTATCTTACTTCGCTATTTACTGCGCACTAGTAGGATTTATAGCGATTGTTGTAGGTTTTATAAATAGGTAA